Proteins encoded within one genomic window of Drosophila willistoni isolate 14030-0811.24 chromosome XL unlocalized genomic scaffold, UCI_dwil_1.1 Seg141, whole genome shotgun sequence:
- the LOC6648885 gene encoding C-mannosyltransferase dpy-19 homolog, whose amino-acid sequence MREPNVYVILSHALIGSGFFFLYMQHVRVIFETRTNIHQLSQLEKESLIRNEDALYYSFYKKLVDGPNFWHGYEQLKNVTDIEYPQSVNVLQRFYVLPELVTAYVFHIVRSGYNPILQPMQFYFEFVWIMGGVTLLVLYLYGIMLSENVFGGIYGVISYLMFHSFAAKIYERPLARENFAFPFIFLQMFYLCFCIGQVIYTQRHSSRLLKIFTMSIFIAIALLSWQFSTFIFTTQILIVMTSWNISVMPTGTANAFALDFSISHLLGNALAFIISHGNGQLLFTWQLSVSLSLFLITMVRQVRSRRLTNDPLQGDYFSLKFILLALLFASSMQAKLLDLLVKAGMLNPQDNTCVHYCDLWAHWALQMKVNFVTNLSACNPHYVPVAWSELWQLVKTLIVKPYCMYGVVMLAMFFRKWRKSNVPQRAASQEQRERARNYVLEDFLEEHRVSMSEMSNKQTEQQLQKCLKMLESCDHDYERYKREKAKMQQEQPAERDDFIADIKRLKEQINRNKEREQGENKDELQQQQAQTQDTEAEKTFIPASDPAADSTSTTTTTTNTINATKDKEKTEETLPSKTTDETTNKSSSSSSSSPNRNGHSSSHTHNHNHSHSRCHRSHRNSMSSTSSFSVVPTTNAQILNLHYMYSFLQMLVFTVIGLTVRKLFFLSFTQGCVIAPTVCSKVWYHRQRNIFWSVSLAVFLLSMFDPGMVNIREEYFPTRYTQNTDDLDSMLEWIKVNTERDAVFAGPVEIIGTVHLTTKRPIVNHAHLEMRQIAERTEHVYSVYSRQQSSDIYNQCSQLKIQYLIISLDECTNEVRDDCDILSIWDDKQPTYRNYPQFCHELLHKNVPSFLKVYANDNYGIIKMFSQSVQINLKHNKMPEMSI is encoded by the exons ATGCGCGAGCCCAATGTGTATGTGATTCTATCGCATGCGTTGATTG GCTCTGGCTTCTTCTTTCTGTATATGCAGCATGTTCGTGTGATTTTCGAGACACGCACAAATATCCATCAATTGAGTCAATTGGAGAAGGAATCACTGATCCGTAACGAGGACGCCTTATATTATAGCTTCTATAAGAAGCTAGTAGATGGACCAAATTTTTGGCATGGCTATGAGCAATTGAAAAATGTCACCGACATTGAATATCCACAAAGTGTAAATGTTTTGCAACGTTTCTATGTCCTACCCGAATTGGTTACGGC ATATGTTTTCCATATAGTACGATCGGGCTATAATCCTATTTTGCAGCCAATGCAATTCTATTTCGAATTCGTTTGGATAATGGGCGGTGTCACTCTGTTGGTTCTCTATTTGTATGGCATTATGCTGAGCGAAAATGTCTTTGGCGGTATCTATGGTGTGATCTCGTATCTAATGTTTCATAGCTTTGCTGCCAAAATCTATGAACGTCCCTTGGCAAGGGAAAATTTTGCATTCCCCTTTATATTTCTGCAAATGTTTTATCTTTGCTTCTGCATTGGTCAGGTCATCTATACGCAAAGACACAGCTCCAGATTGTTAAAG ATCTTTACTATGTCGATATTCATTGCCATTGCTCTGCTCTCCTGGCAATTCTCCACATTCATATTTACAACGCAAATTTTGATTGTGATGACATCATGGAATATCAGTGTCATGCCCACGGGCACAGCGAATGCATTCGCTTTGGACTTTTCCATATCACATCTGTTGGGCAATGCATTGGCCTTCATCATTTCGCATGGCAATGGCCAATTGCTCTTCACATGGCAATTGAGTGTCTCGCTCAGTCTATTCCTAATCACAATGGTGCGACAAGTGCGCAGTCGTCGCCTGACCAATGATCCCCTGCAGGGTGATTATTTCTCATTGAAATTCATTTTGCTCGCTCTACTCTTTGCGAGCAGCATGCAGGCCAAATTGCTTGACCTATTGGTCAAGGCCGGCATGCTGAATCCTCAGGATAATACCTGTGTGCATTACTGTGATCTCTGGGCCCACTGGGCGCTGCAGATGAAGGTAAACTTTGTCACCAATTTATCTGCATGCAATCCGCATTATGTGCCAGTTGCCTGGTCCGAATTGTGGCAATTGGTTAAGACATTGATCGTTAAACCGTATTGCATGTACGGTGTGGTCATGCTGGCCATGTTCTTTCGCAAATGGCGCAAATCTAATGTGCCACAACGGGCTGCTAGCCAAGAGCAACGGGAACGAGCCCGCAACTATGTGCTCGAGGATTTCCTCGAAGAGCATCGTGTTTCCATGTCCGAAATGTCTAATAAACAGACCGAACAGCAGCTACAAAAATGCCTAAAAATGCTCGAGAGTTGTGATCATGACTATGAGCGATATAAACGTGAAAAGGCTAAAATGCAGCAGGAACAACCAGCTGAACGGGATGATTTCATAGCCGATATAAAGCGTTTGAAAGAGCAAATAAATCGTAACAAAGAGCGAGAGCAGGGCGAAAACAAAGATGaactgcaacagcagcaagccCAGACCCAGGACACAGAAGCAGAGAAAACGTTCATTCCTGCTTCTGATCCTGCAGCCGATTCCACTTccactacaacaacaactactaatACTATAAATGCCACTAAGGATAAGGAGAAAACGGAAGAAACCTTGCCGTCCAAAACCACTGATGAGACAACCAAcaagtcatcatcatcatcgtcatcgtcaccCAATCGCAATGGCCATTCATCATCCCATACGCATAATCATAACCATTCCCATTCCCGTTGCCATCGCTCACATAGGAATTCCATGTCATCCACATCATCGTTCTCGGTTGTGCCCACAACAAATGCACAAATCCTTAATCTTCATTATATGTATAGCTTCCTTCAAATGCTTGTCTTCACCGTTATCGGCCTCACAGTGCGCAAATTGTTCTTCCTTAGCTTTACTCAGGGTTGTGTTATAGCTCCAACTGTATGCTCCAAAGTCTGGTATCATCGACAGCGCAATATCTTTTGGTCTGTCTCCTTGGCCGTCTTCTTACTCAGCATGTTTGATCCCGGCATGGTG AACATACGTGAAGAATACTTTCCAACACGTTATACCCAAAATACAGACGATTTGGATAGTATGCTGGAATGGATTAAAGTCAATACAGAGAGAGatgcagtttttgccggaccCGTGGAGATCATTGGCACTGTTCACTTGACAACCAAAAGGCCAATTGTTAATCATGCCCATCTTGAGATGCGACAAATTGC TGAACGTACGGAGCATGTCTATTCGGTATATAGTCGTCAACAATCTTCAGATATCTACAATCAGTGCTCACAATTGAAAATTCAATACTTGATCATATCGCTCGATGAGTGCACCAATGAAGTGCG GGATGACTGTGATATTCTATCTATATGGGATGACAAGCAGCCTACTTACCGCAATTATCCGCAATTCTGTCATGAATTGCTGCACAAGAATGTGCCAAGTTTCCTTAAAGTCTATGCGAATGACAATTATGGGATTATCAAGATGTTCTCACAATCGGTACAAATCAATTTGAAGCACAATAAAATGCCCGAAATGTCCATTTGA